The Gammaproteobacteria bacterium genome window below encodes:
- a CDS encoding chemotaxis protein CheX produces MDKQDLQVFIEGATSFFSHMGGEQAQIGTPYLASNTNNEVKGFTGIIGVTGKRRGSVYFTAPPVLLKVLLMTLGEENTDHENMCDMVGEVANVISGNARKEFGHEFLISVPIVVVGRLDRIVVPPELRSFVVPITWKNYDASLVIALE; encoded by the coding sequence ATGGATAAGCAGGACCTGCAGGTCTTTATCGAGGGTGCCACCTCGTTCTTCAGTCATATGGGTGGCGAGCAGGCGCAGATCGGTACTCCCTACCTGGCCAGCAACACCAACAATGAGGTGAAGGGTTTTACCGGCATTATTGGTGTGACCGGCAAACGCAGGGGCTCGGTCTATTTCACGGCACCACCGGTGCTGCTGAAGGTACTGCTGATGACCCTGGGTGAAGAAAACACCGATCACGAGAACATGTGCGACATGGTCGGCGAGGTGGCCAACGTCATTTCGGGAAATGCTCGCAAAGAATTTGGTCACGAGTTCCTGATATCGGTGCCGATCGTGGTGGTCGGCAGGCTCGACAGGATTGTCGTGCCACCCGAGCTGCGCTCATTCGTCGTACCCATCACCTGGAAAAACTACGACGCATCGCTGGTCATAGCGCTCGAGTGA
- a CDS encoding response regulator — protein sequence MMKLMIVDDSNIIRRKIERSTEVDGLEVVATASNGVEALEQFPKVCPDIVTMDLTMPEMGGIECVERMVEIDPNVIILVISALSDKATAIEALKKGANGFLCKPFTEEELNRAFRELLEEANYG from the coding sequence ATCATGAAACTCATGATCGTGGATGACTCCAATATCATCCGGAGAAAGATAGAGCGCTCCACCGAGGTCGACGGCCTTGAGGTGGTAGCTACCGCAAGCAACGGCGTCGAGGCGCTCGAGCAGTTCCCCAAGGTGTGCCCGGACATCGTCACGATGGACCTGACCATGCCGGAAATGGGTGGCATCGAATGCGTCGAGCGGATGGTAGAGATAGATCCGAATGTCATCATCCTGGTGATCTCGGCACTGTCAGACAAAGCCACCGCCATCGAAGCACTCAAGAAGGGAGCCAACGGGTTCCTGTGCAAGCCTTTCACGGAAGAAGAGCTGAATCGCGCTTTCCGCGAGCTGCTGGAGGAAGCGAATTATGGATAA